The following proteins are co-located in the Acropora palmata chromosome 11, jaAcrPala1.3, whole genome shotgun sequence genome:
- the LOC141898044 gene encoding uncharacterized protein LOC141898044: MKTFDFLVILKRESLLILILLSLAHADKEKETATAASRKGINKKFEFVNFKEDKLSFLNITALVKRVVEDSLSCAFSCLDNLACFSFNIAAFPDKAGKFVCEILSSDKYSNSENFLPSKTLHHFSIVSPCSNLPCKGDGKCVTLYQTNRYICVCNRGFRGKHCEIDTCPADFLVHGKSCYYVANSSSAATWNKSRRFCQNLGADLAVIKSKDENQFAYNLLRNTRGVRAGWIGLYRKADNKFYWLDGRPAKGHFQKWNDGEPNDYGGNEDCVHLCGGNFDGAWNDQICSYTSHVAICQWPI; this comes from the exons ATGAAAACGTTTGACTTCCTCGTCATCCTTAAGCGAGAGTCACTTCTTATATTGATTTTGCTTTCACTTGCACATGCTGACAAAG aGAAGGAAACCGCCACGGCCGCCAGTCGTAAgggaataaacaaaaaatttgaattcgTAAACTTCAAGGAAGACAAGTTGTCCTTCTTAAACATCACTGCTCTTGTTAAACGCGTCGTTGAAGACAGTTTGTCATGCGCGTTCTCCTGTTTGGACAACCTGGCGTGTTTCTCTTTCAACATTGCTGCTTTTCCAGATAAAGCTGGAAAATTTGTCTGTGAAATCCTTTCATCGGACAAGTACAGCAACTCTGAGAACTTTCTCCCAAGCAAGACTTTGCATCACTTCAGCATTGTG TCACCATGTAGCAATTTGCCTTGTAAGGGCGATGGAAAGTGCGTCACTCTGTACCAAACAAACAGGTACATTTGCGTCTGTAATAGAGGATTCAGAGGAAAACACTGCGAAATAG ATACTTGTCCAGCAGACTTCTTGGTACACGGAAAATCCTGCTATTACGTTGCTAATTCATCTTCTGCCGCAACATGGAACAAATCACGGAGGTTTTGCCAAAATTTAGGAGCAGACCTGGCCGTGATTAAATCAAAGgatgaaaaccaatttgcttACAACTTGCTGAGGAATACTAGGGGCGTCCGCGCTGGATGGATTGGGTTGTACCGGAAAGCtgataacaaattttattggctTGATGGTCGCCCTGCAAAGGGACATTTTCAGAAGTGGAACGATGGCGAACCAAATGACTATGGAGGCAACGAGGATTGTGTGCATCTTTGCGGAGGCAACTTTGATGGAGCATGGAATGACCAAATTTGCTCTTACACAAGCCACGTTGCTATCTGTCAGTGGCCAATTTAG
- the LOC141898043 gene encoding uncharacterized protein LOC141898043, with protein sequence MKEYKQKSRQRENHSDDTIENDSTESSSSDSETDNTEATDTEPELSDDSKCELDGISSLFDERSASDLSADDESDDDDDRESARSESNSENDKTESSLSDSKRGHDNTEATATEPELSDDSLCEVDGCSSHFDEHGGSQLGDDDKCCYQHGRDDRKSVHDEDADAFINCHLQSDVDEEDSLCLLDGVSTLFDEGGGLESGDFSDAEERSVDMLVENKGEDKQGPTGRSTADKSHWETAVKSLKIAAGVAGVGLALYAAYKYFRGYSILRGWNGCAHAYGDGKNVEAGPVQFVSTLVDVRSQF encoded by the exons atgaaagagtacaaacaaaaaa GCAGACAAAGAGAAAATCACAGTGATGATACCATTGAAAATGACAGCACCGAATCATCTTCCAGTGATTCCGAGACTGACAATACCGAAGCTACTGACACGGAACCCGAATTGTCAGACGACTCTAAGTGTGAACTGGATGGGATCTCATCACTGTTTGATGAACGCAGCGCGTCTGATTTGAGTGCAGACGACGAAtccgacgatgatgatgaccgGGAATCAGCTAGAAGTGAATCAAACAGTGAGAATGACAAAACGGAATCATCCTTGAGCGATTCCAAGAGAGGTCATGACAATACCGAAGCAACTGCGACGGAACCCGAATTGTCAGACGATTCTCTTTGCGAAGTTGATGGCTGCTCGTCACATTTTGATGAACACGGGGGATCTCAATTGGGTGACGATGATAAATGCTGCTATCAGCATGGAAGGGATGATAGAAAATCTGTGCACGATGAAGACGCCGATGCGTTCATCAATTGTCACTTGCAAAGTGATGTAGATGAGGAGGACTCGCTGTGTCTATTAGATGGAGTGTCAACGTTATTTGATGAGGGCGGGGGTTTGGAATCTGGTGATTTCTCTGATGCTGAGGAGCGCTCAGTGGATATGCTAGTTGAGAATAAAGGTGAAGATAAACAGGGACCCACTGGCCGAAGCACAGCAGACAAAAGCCATTGGGAAACGGCCGTAAAGTCGTTAAAAATCGCCGCGGGTGTAGCTGGCGTCGGCTTGGCGCTGTACGCAGCTTACAAGTACTTTAG GGGCTACTCTATATTGCGTGGGTGGAATGGTTGTGCACATGCGTACGGTGACGGCAAAAATGTCGAGGCTGGACCGGTGCAGTTTGTTTCCACCTTGGTTGATGTCCGGTCGCAATTTTAG